In Desulfovibrio aminophilus, the genomic stretch GGTGGTCTCCGACGCGGGCAACGCCAAGGCCCGCGAGATCATGGCCCAGGTTTTCACCCCGTCCGACGCCCTCTGGCGCGGCATCGGCCTCATCCCCGGCTCGGGCCTGGAGTTCGCCGAGGCCTTCGAGGCCTTCGACGCCAAGAAGCTCTTCGGGATCACCATCGAGGACTGCCCGCCCCTGCCCGGCTGCAAATGCGGCGAGGTGCTCAAGGGCCGCATCCGCCCCGACGAGTGTCCCCTGTTCAAGAAATCCTGCACCCCGGCCAAGCCCGTGGGGCCCTGCATGGTCTCCACCGAGGGCTCCTGCGCGGCCTACTTCAAATACCAGGTGGAATAAGCATGTCCGACAAGATTCTTCTGGACTACGGCAGCGGCGGCCGGGCCTCCCACCGGCTGGTGGCCGACCTCTTCCTCAAGCACCTCGGCAACCCGGAGCTGAACCGGCTCAACGACGCGGCCCGCCTGGACCTCAAGGGCCCGCTGGCCATGAGCACGGACACCTTCACCGTGGACCCGATCTTCTTCCCCGGCGGGGACATCGGCGGCCTGGCCGTGCACGGCACGGTCAACGACGTGTCCATGCTCGGCGCGGTCCCGCGCTACCTCACCTGCGGCTTCATCCTCGAAGAGGGCCTGGAGCTGGCGACGCTCGAACGCGTCGTGGCCTCCATGGGCGAGGCCGCCCGCGAGGCCGGGGTGCTCGTGGTGGCGGGGGACACCAAGGTCGTGCCCAAGGGCGCGGTGGACAAGATATTCATCAACACCACCGGCATCGGCGAAATCTTCGTGGACCCGGCGCCCTCGGGCGAGCGCGCCCGGCCCGGCGACGCCATCCTGGTCACGGGCAGCGTGGGCGACCACGGACTGGCCATCCTCTCCACGCGCCAGGGCCTGGCCTTCGAGACCCCGGTGGTCTCGGACGCGGCCTCCCTGAACCACTCCATCGTCCGGCTGCTCAAGGCCGTGCCGGAGGTGCACGTGCTGCGCGACCCCACGCGCGGCGGACTGGCCACCACGATCAACGAGATCGCCCTGTCCTCCAACGTCTGCTGCGAACTGGAGGAGACGGCCATCCCGGTGCGGCCCGAGGTGCGCGGGGGCTGCTCCTTCCTGGGCCTGGACCCGCTCTATCTGGCCAACGAGGGCAAGTTCCTCTGCTTCCTGCCCGGGGCCCTGGCCGACCAAGCCCTGGACGTCCTGCGCGCCGACCCGCTCTGCGCCGGAGCCGTGCGCATCGGCACGGTCACGGACGCCCACCCCGGCAAGGTGGTGCTCAAGACCCCGCTGGGCGGCACGCGCCTGCTGAACATGCTCGAAGGCGAACAGCTGCCGAGAATCTGCTGAACCGTCACAATGCCCGCGAGGCCCCGGCAGCGTTCGACGCCGCCGGGGCCTTCTCTTTTCCGACGCTTCGCCGCCCCCTTCACCTCGCCCCGGCAATCCGCTATAGGAAGGTTAAAGGGAACCGGAAAAACGGAGGCGGGTCATGAACATCCTGCTCATCAATCCGAAATATCCCGAGACGTTCTGGAGCTTCAAACACGTCCTTCGCTTCATTTCCAAGAAGGCCGCCTTTCCCCCTCTCGGGTTGCTCACCGTGGCCGCCATCCTCCCCGGTGGCTGGCAAAAAAAGCTTGTGGATCTCAATGTGGAGCCTTTGACCGACGCGACCCTGGACTGGGCCGACGTGGTCTTCGTCGGGGCCATGCTCGTGCAGAAGGAGAGCGCCCAAGAGGCCATCGACCGGGCCAAGGCCGCGGGCAAGCGCGTGGTGGCCGGCGGTCCGGCCTTCACCGCCGCCTCCGAGCTCTTCACCGGAGTGGACCACTTCGTGCTCAACGAGGGCGAGATCACCCTGCCCATGTTCGTGCGCGACTTCCTGGCCGGGACGCCCCAGCCCCGCTACACCTCGAACGAGAAGCCGGACATCGCCAAGACCCCGGCCCCGCTCTGGCAGCTCATCCGAATGAAGAACTACGCCACCATGTCGGTGCAGTTCTCGCGCGGCTGCCCGTTCAACTGCGAGTTCTGCGACATCATCGTGATGAACGGCCGCGTGCCGCGCACCAAGTCCCCGTCCCAGATGCTCGGCGAGCTGGAATCCCTGCGCAAGGCGGGCTGGCGCGGCTCGGTGTTCATCGTGGACGACAACTTCATCGGCAACAAGGACAAGGTGAAGGCCTTCCTGCGCGAGCTCATCACCTGGCAGAAGGCCCACAAGTACCCCTTCACCTTCTTCACCGAGGCCAGCCTGAACCTCGCCCAGGACGAGGAGCTCATGCGGCTCATGAGCGCGGCCAACTTCCACAAGGTCTTCCTGGGCATCGAGACGCCCTCCCTGGACAGCCTCAAGGAATGCAGCAAGCACCAGAACACGACCCTGGACCTGGCCAAGGCCGTGAACGCCATCCAGTCCAACGGGATGCAGGTCATGGCGGGGTTCATCGTGGGCTTCGACAGCGACACGGAGCGCATCTTCGAGACCCAGATGCAGTTCATCCAGCGAATCGGCGTGGTCACGGCCATGGTCGGCATGCTGGCGGCCCTGCCGGGCACCCGGCTCTGGCACCGGCTCCAAGCCGAGGACCGGCTCCTGGGCGAGACGAGCGGCGAGAACACCGACGGCAGCCTGAACTTCATCCCCAAGATGGGCGTGGACACCCTGGTCAAGGGTTACAAGGACCTCGTGAACTCCCTGTACGCCCCCAAGGAGTACTACGCCCGGGTGAACACCTTCCTGAAGCACTACCGGCCCACGGCCTTCTCCCGGGTGACCTGGAGCGAGACCGTGGCCCTGTTCCGCAGCTTCTGGACCATCGGACTGCGCTCCCGGGCCAAGGCCCTCTACTGGAAACTCATCCTCAAGACCCTGTTCACCAAGTTCAAGGCCTTCCCCACGGCCGTGGAGATGGCCATCTGCGGCCTGCACTTCGAGAAGTGCGCCCGCCGGATGCA encodes the following:
- the hypE gene encoding hydrogenase expression/formation protein HypE produces the protein MSDKILLDYGSGGRASHRLVADLFLKHLGNPELNRLNDAARLDLKGPLAMSTDTFTVDPIFFPGGDIGGLAVHGTVNDVSMLGAVPRYLTCGFILEEGLELATLERVVASMGEAAREAGVLVVAGDTKVVPKGAVDKIFINTTGIGEIFVDPAPSGERARPGDAILVTGSVGDHGLAILSTRQGLAFETPVVSDAASLNHSIVRLLKAVPEVHVLRDPTRGGLATTINEIALSSNVCCELEETAIPVRPEVRGGCSFLGLDPLYLANEGKFLCFLPGALADQALDVLRADPLCAGAVRIGTVTDAHPGKVVLKTPLGGTRLLNMLEGEQLPRIC
- a CDS encoding B12-binding domain-containing radical SAM protein; protein product: MNILLINPKYPETFWSFKHVLRFISKKAAFPPLGLLTVAAILPGGWQKKLVDLNVEPLTDATLDWADVVFVGAMLVQKESAQEAIDRAKAAGKRVVAGGPAFTAASELFTGVDHFVLNEGEITLPMFVRDFLAGTPQPRYTSNEKPDIAKTPAPLWQLIRMKNYATMSVQFSRGCPFNCEFCDIIVMNGRVPRTKSPSQMLGELESLRKAGWRGSVFIVDDNFIGNKDKVKAFLRELITWQKAHKYPFTFFTEASLNLAQDEELMRLMSAANFHKVFLGIETPSLDSLKECSKHQNTTLDLAKAVNAIQSNGMQVMAGFIVGFDSDTERIFETQMQFIQRIGVVTAMVGMLAALPGTRLWHRLQAEDRLLGETSGENTDGSLNFIPKMGVDTLVKGYKDLVNSLYAPKEYYARVNTFLKHYRPTAFSRVTWSETVALFRSFWTIGLRSRAKALYWKLILKTLFTKFKAFPTAVEMAICGLHFEKCARRMHEE